The DNA sequence CAAGGACGCAAAGAAACAAAGATTTTTATATTAATTCCTTTGCGGCTTTGCGTTAAGCTTTTGGAGACTCAAAATGTTACTCTCTCCCACACCCCTACACATCCCCGATGGATTTCTTAACCTGGTCATCTCACTGATTTTCTGGGCGGCCACTATCATCATGGTTGGTCTGGCAATCTCAAAGACCAATAAAACCCTCGGCGAGAAACAAATTCCGCTGATGGGCGTGATGGCGGCCTTCATCTTCGCCGCGCAAATGCTCAACTTCCCCGTAGCAGGGGGCACATCCGGTCACTTTTTGGGCGGCGCGCTGGCGGCGATTGTGCTCGGCCCCTGGGCGGGCATTTTAGTTATGACCGCTGTAATTGCTGTTCAGGGTTTGCTCTTTCAGGATGGCGGCCTGTTGGTCATGGGTGCAAATATTTTCAATATGGGCATTCTCACCGCGGTAATCGGCTTTGGACTTTATCGCATGGTCGGCGGTGCGAAAAAAGGGCTGCGCCTGACTATAGCCGGAGCCGCCGCCTGGCTGGCAACCATGGCCGCCGCCCTGCTGACCGCGCTGCAACTCTGGCTGAGCGGCACTTCGCGCCTGGAGATTGTTCTACCGGCCATGCTGGGCGTGCATATTCTGATCGGCGTTGGCGAAGCCCTGATTACGGTTGCCGCATTGGCCTTCATTGAGCGCACGCGCCCCGACTTGCTCAACGCGGAGAAAACCGCGGCCAGCGGCGGGCGCGGCTGGATTATGGCCGGAATACTTGTCACTTTTTTGGCAGTAATGATTTCTCCCCTGGCATCCGGCTCTCCGGACGGGCTGGAGCGTGTAGCCGAAAATCTTGGTTTTCTCGCCGATGGAAAAGCCGCATCCTATCAAATTTTGCCCGATTACACGATCCCCTTCCTCGGCGAAACCGCCCTCTCCACCATTTTCGCCGGAGTCATCGGCGCGCTGATTTTGATGGGGCTACTGGTTTTGCTGGGGCGCAGTTTGCGGAGAGCAGGCAGCAGGGAGTAGGCAGTATTTTTACTCCCTACTCCCTGCTGCTCTACATCACCCGCCATGCACATCCACGCCTTTGATCAATTTCGCGCCCACGAGAGCGCCCTTCACCGCCTTGACCCGCGCGTTAAAGTGCTGCTCACCGTAGGATATATCCTCTCGAATGCGCTGCTGCCCGATGGCAGTTGGCTGGCTTTTGCCGCGGCCTGGCTGCTACTGCTATGGGGTAATGAACGCGCCCATTTGGGGCTGGGCTACACCTTCAAGCGTTCGTTTGTGGCCTTGCCCTTCGCAGTCGCCGCGGTCAGCGCAATTTTTTCCCCGTCGGGCACTCCCCTCGCCGAGTGGAATCTCGGCTTCGTTACCCTCATCCCCACCGATTTCGGCGTCTTGCGTTTCTTCAGCATTCTGGCGCGCTCCTGGCTCTCAGTGCAGATGGCGATTCTACTCGTCACCACCACCCAATTCCCCGACCTGATTCACGCCTTCGAGCATCTCAAAGCCCCGCGCACCCTCACCACGATCATCGCCTT is a window from the Chloroflexota bacterium genome containing:
- a CDS encoding cobalamin biosynthesis protein CbiM; its protein translation is MLLSPTPLHIPDGFLNLVISLIFWAATIIMVGLAISKTNKTLGEKQIPLMGVMAAFIFAAQMLNFPVAGGTSGHFLGGALAAIVLGPWAGILVMTAVIAVQGLLFQDGGLLVMGANIFNMGILTAVIGFGLYRMVGGAKKGLRLTIAGAAAWLATMAAALLTALQLWLSGTSRLEIVLPAMLGVHILIGVGEALITVAALAFIERTRPDLLNAEKTAASGGRGWIMAGILVTFLAVMISPLASGSPDGLERVAENLGFLADGKAASYQILPDYTIPFLGETALSTIFAGVIGALILMGLLVLLGRSLRRAGSRE
- the cbiQ gene encoding cobalt ECF transporter T component CbiQ, yielding MHIHAFDQFRAHESALHRLDPRVKVLLTVGYILSNALLPDGSWLAFAAAWLLLLWGNERAHLGLGYTFKRSFVALPFAVAAVSAIFSPSGTPLAEWNLGFVTLIPTDFGVLRFFSILARSWLSVQMAILLVTTTQFPDLIHAFEHLKAPRTLTTIIAFLYRYLFVLTDEAYRLLRAREARSAGLPGYKRGGSLFWRAKITGEMAGQLFLRSYERSDRIYNAMLARGYTGHIRTLNPHTMQHRDWLTLFSSIPMLLLIQLIGWYR